GAAATTCTTCCTTGGGCGCCGCTGGTAACTTAGGTTTCGACATCACAGCATAGTCAAAACCCAGGGGGATTTTGACCTACTCGAACAAAACGACAAGGACTTTAGCGATGAATCTTTTGAACCTGGGCTTTTCCCAGTTTTTCGAGGACAATTTCGGACGTTACCGTGGCGATAATCTCCGACCGCTGCGGATAGCCCGTCAACATAAGAATCTATATATCGGTCTTGATGAGACCGGCGAGTGGCAACTTGATCTTGCCGGAAGATTCCGTCACGAGGCGGACAACGGCGGCTCTTTCCCAACTGTCGGCGACTGGGTGGCGGTCGCAGCCCGCGAGGAAAACCATGGCACGATAAAGGCGCTTCTTCCGCGCAAGTCGGTCTTCCTGCGGAAGGAAGCGGGATTGCGCACGGCGCAGCAGGCGGTGGCGGCGAATATCGACACCATCTTTATCGTGAACGGCCTCGACGGCAACCACAACCTGCGCCGTCTGGAGCGGTATCTGACGCTCGCCTATGAGAGCGGCGCCGCGCCGGTGATTCTGCTGAATAAGTCTGACCTCTGTGACGATATCGAAGCGGTCACGTCTGAGGTCGAGACGCTGGCTATCGGGGTGCCGGTGCATCCGGTCAGCGCCCTTTCGGGCGATAGCCTCTCCCCGCTGGCGGAGTATCTGACACCCGGCAGGACGGCGGCGTTTATTGGGTCATCGGGCGTCGGGAAATCGAGCCTTATCAATCGGCTTCTCGGCGAGGAGCGGATGCTTGTGCAGGAGATAAGCGAGCAGGATGCCGCCCGGGGACGTCACACCACTACTCATCGCGAACTGATTCTGCTTCCGGAGGGGGGAATGGTGATTGATACCCCCGGTATGCGGGAATTGCAGGTCTGGGGGGACGATGACGGGCTGAAGCAGGCGTTTGATGATATAGAAGCGCTCGCATCAGGCTGCCGTTTCCGCGATTGCGCGCATAAGGGCGAGCCGGGATGCGCTGTGCAGGCGGCGGTGGAAACGGGCGCGCTCGATGCCGACCGACTTCGCAGTTACCATAAACTCAAGAAGGAGCTGCGGTATCTGGAGGCGAAGCAGACGCAGAAGGCGAGCCTGGTGGAGAAGTCCCGCTGGAAACAGATATCGCTTCTCCAGCGC
This DNA window, taken from Candidatus Zixiibacteriota bacterium, encodes the following:
- the rsgA gene encoding ribosome small subunit-dependent GTPase A; the protein is MNLLNLGFSQFFEDNFGRYRGDNLRPLRIARQHKNLYIGLDETGEWQLDLAGRFRHEADNGGSFPTVGDWVAVAAREENHGTIKALLPRKSVFLRKEAGLRTAQQAVAANIDTIFIVNGLDGNHNLRRLERYLTLAYESGAAPVILLNKSDLCDDIEAVTSEVETLAIGVPVHPVSALSGDSLSPLAEYLTPGRTAAFIGSSGVGKSSLINRLLGEERMLVQEISEQDAARGRHTTTHRELILLPEGGMVIDTPGMRELQVWGDDDGLKQAFDDIEALASGCRFRDCAHKGEPGCAVQAAVETGALDADRLRSYHKLKKELRYLEAKQTQKASLVEKSRWKQISLLQRAHKKQGM